In Marinibacterium anthonyi, the genomic window GGCAACCTGGCGAAGAACTGCACGTCGTGTCTGTCGTGAACTTCAAAGGGGGTTCCGGTAAGACCACTACCGCCGCCCACCTCGCGCAGCACTTGGCGTTGAAAGGGCATCGAGTTCTTGCGATCGACTTGGACCCTCAAGCCTCGCTCACAGCTTTGCACGGCATTCAGCCTGAACTCGACGACGTGCCTTCGCTTTACGAGACACTTCGGTATGATGACGAGCGCAAGCCGATCACAGAGGTGATCCGGCCAACAAACTTTCCCAACCTAGATATCGTTCCGGCAAGTCTCGAGCTTCAAGAGTACGAATACGATACCCCGGTTGCTTTGACGAGCAGCGATCCCCATGAGGGCCGTACGTTCTTCACCCGTATATCGAAGGCGCTTAGCGAGGTTGATGACCGATATGACGTCGTTGTGATCGATTGCCCTCCTCAGCTGGGCTACCTCACGCTCACGGCACTCACGGCTTCTTCCTCGGTCATTGTGACGGTCCACCCTCAGATGCTGGACGTCATGTCGATGAGCCAGTTTCTCCTGATGCTGGGCGGGATCATGAAGACGATCCGTGACGCTGGAGCGAACATGCGCCTGAAGTGGTTCCGTTACCTCGTAACGCGATTTGAACCAACGGACGGTCCCCAGAAGCAGATGGTTGGGTTCCTCCAGGCGATGTTCCCAAATCAGATGCTGTCGGCTCCTGTGCTGAAGTCTACGGCGATCTCCGACGCTGGGATTACCAAGCAGACACTTTACGAAGTTGAACGGTCTCAGTTCGTGCGGACTACTTACGACCGCGCAGTGACATCTTTGAATGACGTGAACGACGAAATCGCCGAACTGATCCACAAGGCTTGGGGGCGTGAATGACTAAGGTTTTGACAGCCGTGCAGAGAGCCAGTTTTGACAGCCGTGCAACTGTCGAAAAGCGCGCAGCGCGTAGGTTGGATTCTGACGAAAAGGAGATGGCTTGATGGCTCGCAAAGACCTCCTGAA contains:
- the repA_6 gene encoding Plasmid partitioning protein RepA, translated to MRERSFAADTKDQPFDEIILQQGELISDRLNMLRQEQYPPDAQKGLRQFSLAEVAYYLGVTQSTIKKLHLEGKGPEPETSSSGRRSYSAEQMLELRAYLDKHGRPGKRRYVPYRQPGEELHVVSVVNFKGGSGKTTTAAHLAQHLALKGHRVLAIDLDPQASLTALHGIQPELDDVPSLYETLRYDDERKPITEVIRPTNFPNLDIVPASLELQEYEYDTPVALTSSDPHEGRTFFTRISKALSEVDDRYDVVVIDCPPQLGYLTLTALTASSSVIVTVHPQMLDVMSMSQFLLMLGGIMKTIRDAGANMRLKWFRYLVTRFEPTDGPQKQMVGFLQAMFPNQMLSAPVLKSTAISDAGITKQTLYEVERSQFVRTTYDRAVTSLNDVNDEIAELIHKAWGRE